CCCGCCTTTCGGGGCGGAAATCCGCCCTGGGCCCGCTGCTGGAGCGGGTCCAGACCCGCATCGGGGCCCAGGAGGGGGCGCTCTACCTGCCGTCGGAATCGGGAGGTGAGCTCGAGCGCGTCCTGAGCGCCGGAACCCCCCCGGAATCCGAAGCCGGCGACCGGTTGTCCGCCGTGCGACGGGTGTTCGAGGGCGGAACGCCCTGTCTCGACGACGGCCGTGCGCCGGGGGACTCGGCCCGGTCCGTGCTCCTTCATCCCCTTGCCTGCCGCGGCGAAAAGGTCGGGGTGATCGAACTGGTGAGCAGGGCGGGCGGAGCCTTTGCCCCCGAGGACCGGGCGCTGGTCGAAATGGCGGCGGGCCCGCTCGCGGTGGCCATCCGGACGCTCGGCCGGTTCGAGCTCTCCGAGCGGCTCACGATCACCGATGATTTGACCCTGCTGTACAACTACCGATATCTCAAAAAATACCTCGAAGTCGAGGTAAAACGTTGCCTCCGGTACAAGAAAAAAGTATCTTTGCTGTTTATAGACATTGATGAATTCAAATGCATCAACGACACTTTCGGACATCTGGTCGGAAGTCGGGCCCTGGCGGAAATGGGGCAGGTGTTCAAGCAATGTGTCCGCGAGACGGATGTGGTCGGAAGATATGGAGGGGATGAGTTTGTAATTGTTCTTCCGGAGACCCCGCTCGGCGGGGCCATGGCGGTCGCCGAGCGCATCAGGAAGAGGGTGGAGAGGTACGAGTTCGCCGCCCGCAACCTGAGCATCCGCCTCACGGTCAGCCTCGGGGTGGCCAATTGCCCCAGGCACACGCTGACGGCCGAGGGTTTGATCAGGAAGGCGGACGCCGCGATGTACCGTGCCAAGGAACTTTCCAGGAACAGTATCAAAGTCGCCGTATAGGAACTATGAATTTAAGAACTTTGTTCGGTTTTTTTTCCAGTGACCTGGCCATCGATCTCGGGACCGCGAACACGCTCGTTTACGCGAAGGGGCGGGGGATCGTGGTCAACGAGCCGTCGATCGTCGCCCTCGACAGGAATAACAAGCGGGTGCTTGCCGTGGGACACGCGGCCAAGGAGATGCTCGGGCGCACCCCCGCCGACATCGTGGCGGTCAAGCCGATGAAGGACGGGGTGATCGCCGATTTCGACGTCACCGAGGTCATGCTGAAGTATTTCATCAAGGCGGCGCACAGCCGCAACCACCTGCTGAGCCCCCGCATCGTGATCGGCATCCCCTCGGAGATCACCCAGGTGGAAAAGCGCGCGGTGCAGGAGTCGGCCCTGCGCGCCAAGGCCAGCGAGGTGTACCTGGTGGAACAGGCGATCGTGGCCGCCATCGGCGCGGGCATGCCGATCACGGAGGCGTGCGGCAACATGATCGTCGACATCGGCGGGGGCACCACCGATATCGCGGTCATTTCGCTCTCCGGCATCGTCTACAGCCGGTCGGTGCGGGTCGCCGGCAACGAGCTCGACGAGGCGATCATCCAGTACATCAAGCGGAAGCACAACCTGCTGATCGGGGAGCGCACCGCGGAGGCGATCAAGATCCAGATCGGGTCCGCCGCCCCGCTGGAGCGGCCGATGACCATGGAGATCAAGGGGCGGAACCTGATCGAGGGGGTGCCGAAGACGGTCACCATCTCCGACGAGGAGATCCGGGAGGCCCTGAGCGACAGCATCGCGATCCTGATCAACGCCATCAAGGTCGCCCTCGAGCGGACGCCGCCCGAATTGTCCGCCGACATCATGGACCGGGGGATCGTGCTGACCGGCGGCGGGGCGCTCCTGAAACGTTTTGACAAGAGGCTGGGGGCGGAGACGGGGCTTCCCGTCTTCGTGGCCGAGGACCCCCTTTCGTCGGTCGTTCTCGGGACCAGCAAGATGTTGACGGACCTGAAGTTGTTCCGGAGAATCTGTGTCCAGTGAATTGCCTTCGAGGGTGAACGGACAGCGGTCGGCGGCGGTGCTGATCCCGCTGCTGGTCCTGCAGCTGGCCCTGCTGTCGCTGCAGATAAAAACTCCCTCCGGGACCCTGCTGTTCAAGAGCTGGACGATGGCGGCCCAGGCCCCGGTGCTTTCCCTC
This sequence is a window from Acidobacteriota bacterium. Protein-coding genes within it:
- a CDS encoding rod shape-determining protein; protein product: MNLRTLFGFFSSDLAIDLGTANTLVYAKGRGIVVNEPSIVALDRNNKRVLAVGHAAKEMLGRTPADIVAVKPMKDGVIADFDVTEVMLKYFIKAAHSRNHLLSPRIVIGIPSEITQVEKRAVQESALRAKASEVYLVEQAIVAAIGAGMPITEACGNMIVDIGGGTTDIAVISLSGIVYSRSVRVAGNELDEAIIQYIKRKHNLLIGERTAEAIKIQIGSAAPLERPMTMEIKGRNLIEGVPKTVTISDEEIREALSDSIAILINAIKVALERTPPELSADIMDRGIVLTGGGALLKRFDKRLGAETGLPVFVAEDPLSSVVLGTSKMLTDLKLFRRICVQ
- a CDS encoding sensor domain-containing diguanylate cyclase, which translates into the protein MPWEAEFFEEKEVLAEGWRPGSDYVAVFFPVDGAPGLRGRLADAFPGAEPVGFRTSASTSGEAAVKTGAGETELRVPAPPALVRTLLDGLVAAGSFRREAESASRRADDTRDFLDTFVSALDACARLSGRKSALGPLLERVQTRIGAQEGALYLPSESGGELERVLSAGTPPESEAGDRLSAVRRVFEGGTPCLDDGRAPGDSARSVLLHPLACRGEKVGVIELVSRAGGAFAPEDRALVEMAAGPLAVAIRTLGRFELSERLTITDDLTLLYNYRYLKKYLEVEVKRCLRYKKKVSLLFIDIDEFKCINDTFGHLVGSRALAEMGQVFKQCVRETDVVGRYGGDEFVIVLPETPLGGAMAVAERIRKRVERYEFAARNLSIRLTVSLGVANCPRHTLTAEGLIRKADAAMYRAKELSRNSIKVAV